In Oryzias melastigma strain HK-1 linkage group LG10, ASM292280v2, whole genome shotgun sequence, a single window of DNA contains:
- the LOC112153114 gene encoding heterogeneous nuclear ribonucleoprotein H isoform X1 — MADEGYVVRIRGLPWSCSVDEVQRFFSGCKILNNGSGIHFTYTREGRPSGEAFVELETEEDLKVAVKKDRETMGHRYVEVFKSNNVEMDWVMKHTGPNCPETAGDGLVRLRGLPFGCSKEEIVQFFSGLEIVPNGITLPVDIQGRSTGEAFVQFASQDIAEKALKKHKERIGHRYIEIFKSCRAEVRTHYEPQRKPMGMQRPGPYDRPSGGRGYNMMGRGGSYDRMRRGGYGGGGVSDGRYGDGGSSFQSTTGHCVHMRGLPYRATETDIYNFFSPLNPVRVHIEIGPDGRVTGEADVEFATHEDAVAAMSKDKANMQHRYVELFLNSTAGGSNGAYGSQMMGGMGNQSSYSGGQLSSGYSGGYSSQGNMGGYNDYSNQGGMGSSYYGGGGGGGSRGSMNGLGGGWGM, encoded by the exons ATGGCCGATGAAGGATATGTTGTGCGCATAAGGGGTCTTCCTTGGTCCTGTTCAGTGGATGAAGTACAGAGGTTTTTCTCAG GTTGTAAAATTCTCAACAATGGAAGTGGGATCCACTTCACCTACACACGAGAAGGACGTCCCAGCGGGGAGGCATTTGTGGAGCTGGAGACTGAAGAAGACCTTAAGGTGGCTGTGAAGAAAGACAGAGAAACCATGGGTCACAGATACGTTGAGG tGTTTAAATCCAACAACGTGGAGATGGATTGGGTCATGAAGCACACTGGCCCAAATTGCCCTGAGACAGCTGGAGACGGACTGGTGCGGCTCCGAGGCCTTCCTTTCGGCTGCAGCAAGGAGGAGATAGTCCAGTTTTTCTCAG GGTTGGAAATCGTGCCAAATGGGATAACATTGCCGGTGGACATCCAGGGGAGGAGTACGGGGGAGGCCTTCGTGCAGTTTGCTTCACAGGATATAGCTGAAAAGGCTCTAAAGAAACACAAGGAAAGAATAGGGCACAG GTACATTGAAATCTTCAAGAGTTGTCGTGCCGAGGTGCGGACTCACTACGAACCCCAGAGAAAGCCCATGGGCATGCAGAGACCCGGGCCCTACGACCGGCCCTCTGGTGGTCGCGGCTACAACATGATGGGCCGAGGGGGATCCTATGACCGAATGCGCCGCGGCGGTtatggaggaggag GTGTGTCAGACGGACGCTATGGCGACGGCGGCTCGTCTTTCCAGAGCACAACGGGTCACTGTGTCCACATGAGAGGCCTGCCGTACAGAGCCACAGAGACAGACATCTACAAT TTCTTCTCTCCGTTGAACCCTGTGCGCGTCCATATTGAGATTGGCCCAGACGGCCGAGTAACCGGGGAAGCAGATGTTGAGTTTGCAACACACGAAGATGCTGTAGCAGCCATGTCCAAAGACAAAGCAAACATGC AGCACCGTTATGTGGAGTTGTTCCTCAACTCAACAGCAGGTGGCAGTAATGGAGCTTATGGCAGCCAGATGATGGGTGGCATGG GAAACCAGTCTTCTTACAGCGGGGGGCAGCTAAGCTCGGGGTACTCTGGTGGGTACAGCAGCCAAGGAAACATGGGCGGCTACAATGACTACA GTAACCAGGGCGGGATGGGAAGCAGCTACTATGGTGGTGGTGGAGGCGGAGGAAGCAGAGGCTCAATGAATGGACTTGGTGGGGGATGGGGAATGTAg
- the LOC112153114 gene encoding heterogeneous nuclear ribonucleoprotein H isoform X3, with translation MADEGYVVRIRGLPWSCSVDEVQRFFSGCKILNNGSGIHFTYTREGRPSGEAFVELETEEDLKVAVKKDRETMGHRYVEVFKSNNVEMDWVMKHTGPNCPETAGDGLVRLRGLPFGCSKEEIVQFFSGLEIVPNGITLPVDIQGRSTGEAFVQFASQDIAEKALKKHKERIGHRYIEIFKSCRAEVRTHYEPQRKPMGMQRPGPYDRPSGGRGYNMMGRGGSYDRMRRGGYGGGGVSDGRYGDGGSSFQSTTGHCVHMRGLPYRATETDIYNFFSPLNPVRVHIEIGPDGRVTGEADVEFATHEDAVAAMSKDKANMQHRYVELFLNSTAGGSNGAYGSQMMGGMGNQSSYSGGQLSSGYSGGYSSQGNMGGYNDYIR, from the exons ATGGCCGATGAAGGATATGTTGTGCGCATAAGGGGTCTTCCTTGGTCCTGTTCAGTGGATGAAGTACAGAGGTTTTTCTCAG GTTGTAAAATTCTCAACAATGGAAGTGGGATCCACTTCACCTACACACGAGAAGGACGTCCCAGCGGGGAGGCATTTGTGGAGCTGGAGACTGAAGAAGACCTTAAGGTGGCTGTGAAGAAAGACAGAGAAACCATGGGTCACAGATACGTTGAGG tGTTTAAATCCAACAACGTGGAGATGGATTGGGTCATGAAGCACACTGGCCCAAATTGCCCTGAGACAGCTGGAGACGGACTGGTGCGGCTCCGAGGCCTTCCTTTCGGCTGCAGCAAGGAGGAGATAGTCCAGTTTTTCTCAG GGTTGGAAATCGTGCCAAATGGGATAACATTGCCGGTGGACATCCAGGGGAGGAGTACGGGGGAGGCCTTCGTGCAGTTTGCTTCACAGGATATAGCTGAAAAGGCTCTAAAGAAACACAAGGAAAGAATAGGGCACAG GTACATTGAAATCTTCAAGAGTTGTCGTGCCGAGGTGCGGACTCACTACGAACCCCAGAGAAAGCCCATGGGCATGCAGAGACCCGGGCCCTACGACCGGCCCTCTGGTGGTCGCGGCTACAACATGATGGGCCGAGGGGGATCCTATGACCGAATGCGCCGCGGCGGTtatggaggaggag GTGTGTCAGACGGACGCTATGGCGACGGCGGCTCGTCTTTCCAGAGCACAACGGGTCACTGTGTCCACATGAGAGGCCTGCCGTACAGAGCCACAGAGACAGACATCTACAAT TTCTTCTCTCCGTTGAACCCTGTGCGCGTCCATATTGAGATTGGCCCAGACGGCCGAGTAACCGGGGAAGCAGATGTTGAGTTTGCAACACACGAAGATGCTGTAGCAGCCATGTCCAAAGACAAAGCAAACATGC AGCACCGTTATGTGGAGTTGTTCCTCAACTCAACAGCAGGTGGCAGTAATGGAGCTTATGGCAGCCAGATGATGGGTGGCATGG GAAACCAGTCTTCTTACAGCGGGGGGCAGCTAAGCTCGGGGTACTCTGGTGGGTACAGCAGCCAAGGAAACATGGGCGGCTACAATGACTACA TTAGGTAA
- the LOC112153114 gene encoding heterogeneous nuclear ribonucleoprotein H isoform X2: MADEGYVVRIRGLPWSCSVDEVQRFFSGCKILNNGSGIHFTYTREGRPSGEAFVELETEEDLKVAVKKDRETMGHRYVEVFKSNNVEMDWVMKHTGPNCPETAGDGLVRLRGLPFGCSKEEIVQFFSGLEIVPNGITLPVDIQGRSTGEAFVQFASQDIAEKALKKHKERIGHRYIEIFKSCRAEVRTHYEPQRKPMGMQRPGPYDRPSGGRGYNMMGRGGSYDRMRRGGYGGGGVSDGRYGDGGSSFQSTTGHCVHMRGLPYRATETDIYNFFSPLNPVRVHIEIGPDGRVTGEADVEFATHEDAVAAMSKDKANMQHRYVELFLNSTAGGSNGAYGSQMMGGMGNQSSYSGGQLSSGYSGGYSSQGNMGGYNDYRELD, translated from the exons ATGGCCGATGAAGGATATGTTGTGCGCATAAGGGGTCTTCCTTGGTCCTGTTCAGTGGATGAAGTACAGAGGTTTTTCTCAG GTTGTAAAATTCTCAACAATGGAAGTGGGATCCACTTCACCTACACACGAGAAGGACGTCCCAGCGGGGAGGCATTTGTGGAGCTGGAGACTGAAGAAGACCTTAAGGTGGCTGTGAAGAAAGACAGAGAAACCATGGGTCACAGATACGTTGAGG tGTTTAAATCCAACAACGTGGAGATGGATTGGGTCATGAAGCACACTGGCCCAAATTGCCCTGAGACAGCTGGAGACGGACTGGTGCGGCTCCGAGGCCTTCCTTTCGGCTGCAGCAAGGAGGAGATAGTCCAGTTTTTCTCAG GGTTGGAAATCGTGCCAAATGGGATAACATTGCCGGTGGACATCCAGGGGAGGAGTACGGGGGAGGCCTTCGTGCAGTTTGCTTCACAGGATATAGCTGAAAAGGCTCTAAAGAAACACAAGGAAAGAATAGGGCACAG GTACATTGAAATCTTCAAGAGTTGTCGTGCCGAGGTGCGGACTCACTACGAACCCCAGAGAAAGCCCATGGGCATGCAGAGACCCGGGCCCTACGACCGGCCCTCTGGTGGTCGCGGCTACAACATGATGGGCCGAGGGGGATCCTATGACCGAATGCGCCGCGGCGGTtatggaggaggag GTGTGTCAGACGGACGCTATGGCGACGGCGGCTCGTCTTTCCAGAGCACAACGGGTCACTGTGTCCACATGAGAGGCCTGCCGTACAGAGCCACAGAGACAGACATCTACAAT TTCTTCTCTCCGTTGAACCCTGTGCGCGTCCATATTGAGATTGGCCCAGACGGCCGAGTAACCGGGGAAGCAGATGTTGAGTTTGCAACACACGAAGATGCTGTAGCAGCCATGTCCAAAGACAAAGCAAACATGC AGCACCGTTATGTGGAGTTGTTCCTCAACTCAACAGCAGGTGGCAGTAATGGAGCTTATGGCAGCCAGATGATGGGTGGCATGG GAAACCAGTCTTCTTACAGCGGGGGGCAGCTAAGCTCGGGGTACTCTGGTGGGTACAGCAGCCAAGGAAACATGGGCGGCTACAATGACTACA gagaactggactga